TGCTGGAGGTGGTGTGATGGCCGTGTTCACGGAGGAGCTCCGCTTTTCAACCCGGGGCGAGATTGACCTTGTGGACATAACGGCGGAAGTTGAGCGGGTTGTTGAGGAGAGCGGAATAGAGAACGGTCACGTTCTCGTCTTTGTTCCTGGGGCAACGGGCGCTATAGTTACGATAGAGCACGAGTCTGGCCTTTTAGAGGACTTCAAGAGAATCCTGAGGGAGCTTGTCCCGAAAGGAAGGGGCTACCTCCACGATAGAATAGACGACAACGCCCACAGCCATCTTAGAGCTACCCTCCTCGGTGCCAGCGAGTGCTTTCCCGTCGTTGATGGAAAGCTCATAAGG
Above is a genomic segment from Thermococcus sp. containing:
- a CDS encoding secondary thiamine-phosphate synthase enzyme YjbQ, whose product is MAVFTEELRFSTRGEIDLVDITAEVERVVEESGIENGHVLVFVPGATGAIVTIEHESGLLEDFKRILRELVPKGRGYLHDRIDDNAHSHLRATLLGASECFPVVDGKLIRGTWQQIFFVELDVRPRHRRVIVQVVGE